In Aquipuribacter sp. SD81, a single genomic region encodes these proteins:
- a CDS encoding quinone oxidoreductase family protein, with protein MEAAVLHEAGGTPVHGARPDPADSDGDGRTLVRVSAAPVAPLDVLAASGTSYFGVPALPYVPGVAGVGRVVRSGTHPVGARVHVSTTAGTGAGDGTLAELVAVPDASCTVLPEGPPDDATVAALGMSAVAAWHALVVRGRLVAGERVLVLGAGGTVGQVAVQVARHVGAATVVGAARSAAGRERALALGADAAPDLDALDDLAAAGGGAYDLVLDPLGGAPATAAVGALAVGGRLVHLGSSAGPEVTVPSAVLRSRALEVLGHTNTHLGPEQVAHALLAVLAVPGVTVAHETSPLAEVGTAWRRQAGGTATARQVVLVGRGDLSRSG; from the coding sequence ATGGAGGCGGCGGTCCTGCACGAGGCCGGGGGGACCCCCGTCCACGGCGCCCGGCCCGACCCGGCGGACAGCGACGGCGACGGCAGGACCCTCGTGCGCGTCTCGGCGGCACCGGTCGCCCCGCTGGACGTGCTCGCCGCCTCGGGGACCTCGTACTTCGGCGTGCCCGCCCTGCCGTACGTGCCGGGCGTCGCGGGGGTCGGCCGGGTCGTCCGCTCCGGCACGCACCCGGTCGGGGCTCGGGTGCACGTCTCGACGACCGCCGGCACCGGCGCGGGCGACGGGACCCTCGCCGAGCTCGTCGCGGTGCCCGACGCCTCCTGCACGGTCCTGCCCGAGGGGCCGCCCGACGACGCCACCGTCGCCGCCCTCGGCATGTCCGCCGTCGCGGCCTGGCACGCGCTGGTGGTCCGGGGTCGCCTGGTCGCCGGCGAGCGCGTGCTCGTGCTGGGGGCGGGCGGGACGGTCGGCCAGGTCGCGGTGCAGGTCGCCCGGCACGTGGGGGCCGCCACGGTCGTGGGCGCGGCCCGCTCGGCGGCCGGGCGCGAGCGGGCGCTCGCGCTCGGGGCCGACGCCGCACCCGACCTCGACGCCCTCGACGACCTGGCGGCCGCGGGCGGCGGGGCGTACGACCTCGTGCTCGACCCGCTCGGTGGCGCCCCCGCGACGGCCGCGGTCGGCGCGCTGGCCGTGGGGGGCCGGCTCGTCCACCTCGGCTCGTCGGCCGGACCGGAGGTCACCGTGCCGTCGGCGGTCCTGCGCAGCCGCGCGCTCGAGGTGCTCGGCCACACCAACACGCACCTGGGCCCGGAGCAGGTGGCGCACGCCCTGCTCGCGGTGCTCGCGGTGCCGGGCGTCACCGTCGCGCACGAGACGTCGCCGCTCGCCGAGGTCGGCACCGCCTGGCGGCGGCAGGCCGGTGGCACGGCGACCGCCCGTCAGGTGGTCCTCGTCGGCCGAGGCGACCTCAGCCGGAGCGGGTGA